The region GAAGACAAGCAGACGGGGGATTAGATGAATAAGACAGGAACCCTGTCCCGCAAGCTTGCGGCATTGCCGCAATATCTGAGGTATATGAGCGGGAGAGTCAGGGATGAGGTTCAGGAGCTGGGCAGATTAGCTGTGCTGCTGGATATTATGGAGCATGAATTGCTGGATACGTATTTTCAGCCCATTCTGCATTTGCGGACCGGGGAGACGCTGGGACATGAGGCGCTGAACCGTCCGCCCGCTTCGCCGCAGTTTCCGAGCACGGAGCATTTTTATGATTTTGCCGGACGGACGGATCAGATGTTCCGCTTCGAGCAGTACTGCCGGAGAATGTCACTGTCCCGGTACATGGAGCGGCTGCCGGAGGCAGAGTCCGGGAAAGGTGAATTGTTGTTGTTCGTGAACGTGCAGCCTGGTGTGCTGTATGACCCCCGCCACAAGAGCGGAGAGACGCTGGCCTATCTGAAGGAGCTAGGGCTTGCGCCGGAGCGGATCGTCTTCGAGCTGACAGAGCGTCAGGCGGTGCAGGATTATGTCCGGTTTGAAAAGGTTCTGTCCCATTACCGCGAGCAGGGCTTCCGCATTGCTGTGGATGATGCCGGCTCCGGCTATAACAGTCTCAAGACGCTGGTCTATCTGAAGCCGGAATTCATCAAGCTGGACAAGTCCCTCATCCGGGGAATTCATACCAGCCGGGAGCAGCAGGAACTGCTGGGACTGGT is a window of Paenibacillus sp. FSL H3-0469 DNA encoding:
- a CDS encoding EAL domain-containing protein; amino-acid sequence: MNKTGTLSRKLAALPQYLRYMSGRVRDEVQELGRLAVLLDIMEHELLDTYFQPILHLRTGETLGHEALNRPPASPQFPSTEHFYDFAGRTDQMFRFEQYCRRMSLSRYMERLPEAESGKGELLLFVNVQPGVLYDPRHKSGETLAYLKELGLAPERIVFELTERQAVQDYVRFEKVLSHYREQGFRIAVDDAGSGYNSLKTLVYLKPEFIKLDKSLIRGIHTSREQQELLGLVREYADRSSTRVIAEGIETAPELHFLQMAGVEYGQGFALGRPAHRPERGALPSPVLPYPVKGGCKHVSSDR